In Pajaroellobacter abortibovis, the following are encoded in one genomic region:
- a CDS encoding DedA family protein: MVKSIFAVLSAFCLYTMGALGYLGVVILMGIESACVPLPSELIMPYAGALSHPDVRAELSNQFHINLPLFNLILAGLVGAIGCNLGSEVAYWVGASGGRRAIEKYGRYVLIDKHEIALSERWFRRWGEVIILVARLLPIIRTFIAFPAGVVKMNRFKFHLYTFLGSVPWCVGLAWCGQELGIHLLDERSFLRRMLHKFDLVIVVICIALAGWFVRSRLRALRSYQS; the protein is encoded by the coding sequence GTGGTTAAATCAATTTTTGCTGTACTTAGTGCTTTCTGTCTCTATACCATGGGTGCTCTAGGTTACCTTGGTGTTGTTATCCTAATGGGTATTGAGAGCGCGTGTGTACCCCTGCCAAGCGAGTTAATTATGCCTTACGCAGGAGCGCTCTCTCATCCGGATGTCCGCGCAGAGTTATCGAACCAGTTTCATATCAATTTACCTCTTTTTAATTTAATCCTGGCAGGATTGGTAGGTGCAATAGGATGTAATTTAGGCAGTGAAGTAGCCTACTGGGTAGGTGCATCTGGAGGTCGCCGTGCTATTGAAAAATATGGTCGATATGTATTGATTGATAAGCATGAAATCGCTCTCAGTGAGCGGTGGTTCCGGCGATGGGGTGAAGTCATCATTTTGGTTGCAAGGCTTCTGCCCATTATCCGAACGTTTATTGCTTTCCCTGCGGGCGTTGTCAAAATGAATCGCTTTAAATTTCATCTATATACCTTCTTAGGGTCGGTACCATGGTGTGTAGGGTTAGCTTGGTGTGGCCAGGAACTAGGCATTCATCTTCTCGATGAACGGTCTTTTTTGAGGCGCATGCTTCATAAGTTCGATCTGGTTATTGTAGTTATTTGCATTGCCCTTGCAGGCTGGTTTGTTCGATCACGCCTTCGCGCTTTGCGTTCTTATCAATCTTAA
- the ccsA gene encoding cytochrome c biogenesis protein, protein MKSFTALILLYKKATNQPKKEKTESTSLQFRDRISRYHPMLFSSSSRTGQKQELFLYVLVGATILSFLSAIHLVFLSAPTERTMGIVQKIFYFHVPSAYCMYLGAFFCLLGSIGYFLQPHQHWDALGQTGAEISVVFGSIVLVTGPLWAAKAWGYYWTWDPRLTTSLLSMLIYVTYLGFRSLVEESEIERRFAAALGILGAANIPIIHFSVRKWSGQHPTVITSTGGGLHHPSMKLALSISFLAFTLLAFLILWIRLRVEQLKSECKQLEEKIMMYLGLSE, encoded by the coding sequence ATGAAGTCATTCACAGCCTTGATCCTTCTCTACAAAAAAGCAACGAATCAGCCTAAAAAAGAAAAAACGGAATCAACTTCCTTGCAGTTCAGAGATAGGATCAGTAGATATCATCCTATGCTTTTCTCTTCTTCGTCACGAACTGGACAAAAACAAGAGCTCTTCTTGTATGTTCTTGTTGGAGCAACCATCCTATCTTTCCTAAGCGCGATCCATCTGGTTTTTCTAAGTGCTCCAACAGAACGTACGATGGGAATCGTTCAGAAGATTTTCTATTTTCATGTTCCCAGTGCCTACTGCATGTACTTAGGAGCTTTTTTTTGTTTGTTGGGCTCGATTGGTTACTTTCTCCAACCCCATCAGCACTGGGATGCTCTTGGACAAACAGGAGCAGAAATATCAGTCGTTTTTGGCTCAATTGTGCTTGTTACAGGCCCCTTATGGGCCGCAAAAGCATGGGGATATTACTGGACGTGGGATCCTCGATTGACAACTTCTCTCCTCAGCATGCTTATCTACGTCACTTATTTAGGGTTTCGTTCTTTAGTGGAAGAGAGTGAAATAGAACGTCGATTCGCAGCTGCTCTGGGTATTTTAGGAGCTGCTAATATCCCTATTATTCATTTTAGCGTCAGAAAATGGAGTGGTCAGCATCCTACTGTCATTACTTCCACAGGAGGTGGTCTTCACCATCCATCTATGAAACTGGCTCTTTCTATCAGTTTTCTCGCTTTCACACTGCTCGCTTTTCTGATTCTATGGATACGTCTTCGCGTGGAACAGTTAAAAAGTGAATGCAAACAACTGGAAGAAAAAATAATGATGTACTTAGGTTTAAGTGAATAG
- a CDS encoding DciA family protein, whose translation MMYPSSLSPRPVCLSPESLGSLLKRAGENRLAPSSVLPVDAYNIWKNVIGPQFAPHALPIGLFHDNLLIRVTSHAWATELSFISPLLIEELNKNGIKVRDIKFLVGPIPPSWSIPFRLRPYLVKRRSPLPDSFDRELMSVENEEFRAILKEAICCGL comes from the coding sequence ATGATGTATCCTTCTTCTCTTTCTCCTCGTCCTGTTTGTCTTTCTCCCGAGTCACTGGGTTCTCTCCTTAAAAGAGCCGGAGAAAATCGATTGGCCCCTTCTTCTGTTTTGCCTGTCGACGCTTATAACATCTGGAAGAATGTAATAGGCCCTCAATTCGCTCCCCATGCGCTCCCGATTGGTCTCTTTCACGACAATCTGTTGATACGCGTAACAAGTCATGCTTGGGCAACCGAATTATCTTTTATCTCTCCCCTCTTGATTGAAGAGTTGAACAAAAACGGTATCAAAGTGCGGGATATTAAATTTTTAGTAGGTCCTATCCCTCCCTCTTGGAGTATTCCTTTTCGTTTACGTCCTTACCTGGTAAAAAGGCGTTCTCCGCTCCCAGATTCTTTTGATCGGGAGCTGATGTCTGTAGAAAATGAAGAATTTCGTGCAATCCTTAAAGAAGCTATCTGTTGTGGTCTCTAA
- a CDS encoding Stp1/IreP family PP2C-type Ser/Thr phosphatase — MRAIAAGVSDVGLQRHHNEDSFLIMREHDIFIVADGMGGHRAGDVASQLAIEAITTFFQSTAHGHITGPFYFDTQLSEKENRFLASIHFANKKIFEKSNRVHQCYGMGTTIVGAMFNSIQNRMLIGHVGDSRCYRIRKSTIQLLTNDHSLYNEYLVDMPNLTEQQLQELPRNVITRALGMQEQVVVDFNYDNTHAGDIYLLCSDGLSSMLSEQEIHQIVVHSQTIQNTCQQLVQRANERGGTDNITVIVIHIE; from the coding sequence ATGCGAGCCATAGCTGCTGGTGTAAGTGATGTAGGGCTTCAGCGCCATCACAATGAAGATTCTTTTCTTATCATGCGCGAACATGACATCTTCATTGTGGCTGATGGGATGGGAGGGCATCGTGCTGGAGATGTTGCTTCGCAACTTGCGATCGAGGCAATCACTACTTTTTTTCAGTCCACTGCACATGGACACATCACTGGGCCTTTTTATTTTGATACTCAATTGTCTGAAAAAGAAAATCGTTTTTTAGCAAGTATTCACTTCGCAAATAAGAAGATCTTTGAGAAAAGCAATCGAGTTCACCAATGCTATGGAATGGGAACTACAATTGTGGGAGCGATGTTCAATTCTATTCAAAATCGTATGTTGATTGGACATGTCGGAGATTCACGTTGTTATCGCATAAGGAAGAGTACGATTCAGCTTCTCACGAACGACCATTCTCTTTATAACGAGTATCTCGTAGACATGCCAAATTTAACCGAACAGCAATTGCAAGAATTGCCTAGAAATGTAATTACCCGCGCTCTTGGGATGCAGGAACAAGTGGTTGTAGATTTTAACTATGACAACACTCACGCTGGCGATATTTATCTGCTCTGTTCAGATGGATTGTCCAGTATGTTGTCCGAACAAGAAATTCATCAGATCGTTGTTCATTCTCAGACGATTCAAAATACATGTCAGCAGCTTGTCCAACGTGCTAACGAACGAGGAGGCACAGACAATATCACTGTAATTGTTATTCACATCGAATGA
- the recN gene encoding DNA repair protein RecN, protein MLLQLIIRDFVLIEYLVLEFHPAFNVITGETGAGKSIIIGALELIRGGRFRSNIVRSGAQAAEVEALFTVEPNSSITEQLREAGIPLDEEIVIRRIISKEGRSKAYLNGRMITLFQLSEIGSQLCHIASQHESITLTNPSTHIEYLDAFGKLQTLREDLAFQVDSLNAVFHKMKCIQEAEARRNEQQGKLIVELQDIQRLRFQSGEQQQLEQERKKLKNANKLSEVTQLTLDRLYEKENAICDELTHLGTILQQAGSIDPDLLSLASTIENARSELIEVVHSIRRYQQMIEINSMSLEDIEERLFSIHQIARKYGLQPDQFVERQLFLEQELQDLSQANDKLVELKHQQEELYKKAEETARILSNKRGSLTNQLAHSITQELQQLGMTKAQFLIDIHPIKAGSEDPWLIDGAKLTRAGIDQVEFLIAPNQGSEPRPLRQIASGGELSRSLLALKRILIMEETPVLHVFDEIDTGIGGGIAEKLGRAIADISFYNQIICITHLPQIASFADAHFMVTKKEKENATITHVERLSESRRIEELARMIGGTKITEATRTTAEEMLDRSRNQGSERWKGKKA, encoded by the coding sequence ATGCTCCTTCAACTCATTATTCGAGATTTTGTACTCATTGAATACCTTGTTCTTGAGTTCCATCCTGCTTTCAACGTTATTACTGGAGAAACAGGTGCTGGGAAGTCCATAATTATTGGTGCATTAGAGCTGATCCGAGGAGGGCGTTTCCGTTCGAATATTGTACGTTCAGGAGCGCAAGCAGCAGAAGTAGAAGCGCTCTTCACAGTAGAGCCAAACTCTTCCATCACAGAACAACTTCGAGAAGCTGGGATTCCGTTAGATGAAGAGATTGTCATTCGACGTATCATTTCCAAAGAAGGCCGAAGCAAAGCCTACCTCAATGGACGCATGATTACCTTATTCCAGTTGTCAGAGATAGGATCTCAACTCTGCCATATTGCTTCTCAGCACGAGAGCATCACGCTTACAAATCCTTCTACGCATATTGAATATCTCGACGCTTTTGGAAAACTACAAACCTTGAGAGAAGATCTCGCTTTTCAAGTGGATTCTTTGAACGCTGTTTTTCATAAAATGAAATGTATTCAAGAAGCAGAAGCGAGACGGAATGAACAGCAAGGGAAACTTATTGTAGAACTTCAAGATATCCAACGCCTCCGCTTTCAATCTGGGGAGCAGCAACAACTTGAACAAGAACGGAAAAAGTTAAAAAACGCTAATAAACTGTCCGAAGTAACACAGCTCACGCTTGATCGCTTATACGAAAAGGAAAATGCCATCTGTGATGAACTCACACACCTTGGAACTATCCTCCAACAAGCTGGTTCTATCGACCCAGATCTGCTGTCTCTTGCGAGTACAATAGAAAATGCTCGCTCCGAGCTGATCGAAGTGGTTCATTCCATTCGCCGCTATCAGCAGATGATCGAAATTAACTCTATGTCTCTTGAAGACATTGAAGAACGTTTGTTTTCCATTCATCAAATAGCTCGCAAGTATGGGCTTCAACCAGACCAATTTGTAGAACGCCAACTCTTCCTTGAACAAGAACTCCAAGATTTGTCACAAGCGAATGATAAGCTTGTTGAACTAAAACATCAACAAGAAGAGCTCTACAAAAAAGCAGAAGAGACTGCCCGTATACTTTCCAACAAACGCGGATCGCTTACAAATCAACTTGCACACTCTATTACCCAAGAATTGCAGCAATTGGGTATGACAAAAGCTCAGTTTCTGATAGATATCCATCCTATTAAAGCGGGAAGTGAAGATCCGTGGCTGATTGATGGAGCAAAACTAACTCGAGCTGGTATCGATCAAGTGGAGTTTCTCATTGCACCCAATCAAGGGTCAGAGCCTAGGCCATTGCGACAAATCGCAAGCGGTGGAGAGTTATCCCGTTCTTTGCTCGCACTCAAGAGAATACTCATTATGGAAGAGACCCCTGTACTTCATGTATTCGATGAGATCGATACAGGAATAGGAGGAGGCATTGCAGAAAAACTGGGACGAGCGATCGCTGACATCTCCTTTTACAATCAGATCATCTGTATTACCCATCTCCCTCAAATCGCTTCTTTTGCAGATGCCCACTTTATGGTAACAAAAAAAGAAAAAGAAAATGCCACAATAACTCATGTAGAAAGATTGAGTGAATCGAGAAGAATAGAGGAACTCGCTCGAATGATTGGGGGCACTAAGATCACCGAGGCAACTAGAACAACTGCTGAAGAAATGCTCGACCGCAGCAGAAACCAGGGGTCAGAAAGATGGAAAGGAAAGAAAGCATAA
- the rpsU gene encoding 30S ribosomal protein S21 → MPSDAIQCKPLEVPVNERGLERAIKMVKRKLASEGVLRELKMRRHYMKPSIKRRNKQAEAARRRRKRAKLDGGLAR, encoded by the coding sequence ATGCCGAGTGATGCAATCCAATGTAAACCGCTTGAAGTCCCTGTTAATGAAAGGGGGCTGGAGAGAGCAATTAAGATGGTCAAAAGAAAGCTTGCGTCCGAAGGAGTTCTGCGTGAGTTAAAAATGCGCCGTCATTATATGAAGCCAAGTATTAAACGCCGCAATAAACAAGCAGAAGCAGCGCGAAGGCGACGTAAGCGGGCGAAGTTGGATGGGGGGCTTGCTCGATAA
- the frr gene encoding ribosome recycling factor translates to MSHTIHEELSRAIAKAYEAFRRELGELQGGRAQASLLERIRVNYYGVLTPLVQIVHLTIPEARTILIKPFDRSQIKGIEKAICEASLGLDHQVEADCIRVRIPPVTEQRRKELIKIVRKYGEECKISIRKARHDALNKLQQLQTDGVLSEDEAGRLKKKVEEKISDSNKEVDVIVVKKEKDILEV, encoded by the coding sequence ATGAGCCATACTATCCATGAGGAATTAAGCAGGGCGATTGCAAAGGCCTATGAAGCTTTCAGAAGAGAACTTGGGGAACTGCAGGGGGGACGTGCTCAGGCTAGCCTTCTTGAACGAATCAGAGTGAACTATTATGGAGTATTAACTCCACTGGTTCAAATCGTTCATCTAACCATCCCTGAAGCTCGCACCATCCTCATTAAACCATTTGATCGGAGCCAAATTAAAGGAATAGAAAAGGCAATCTGTGAGGCTAGTCTCGGATTGGATCATCAAGTGGAAGCGGATTGTATTCGTGTCCGCATCCCCCCGGTCACAGAACAACGCCGAAAAGAACTAATCAAAATCGTTAGAAAGTACGGAGAGGAATGTAAAATATCCATTCGTAAAGCTAGACATGATGCATTAAATAAACTGCAACAATTGCAGACAGATGGGGTCTTAAGCGAAGATGAAGCAGGGCGATTAAAGAAAAAAGTAGAGGAGAAAATTTCTGACTCAAACAAAGAAGTCGACGTGATAGTCGTAAAAAAAGAGAAAGATATACTTGAAGTTTAG
- a CDS encoding Spx/MgsR family RNA polymerase-binding regulatory protein, which translates to MRTLAKEGDTILLAYTACNTCKKALKWLDAHGIHYSVRSIVQTPPTEKELQEWIPASGINIRKWLNITGQSYRALGKEKIDQADDMQLIKWLSSDGKLVKRPVLVQGNKVLVGFQEDDYNVLFFS; encoded by the coding sequence ATGCGGACACTGGCAAAAGAGGGAGACACTATTTTGCTCGCTTACACTGCTTGTAACACATGCAAAAAAGCCCTAAAGTGGTTGGATGCTCACGGTATTCACTATTCTGTTCGTTCAATTGTGCAAACACCTCCAACAGAAAAAGAATTGCAAGAATGGATACCTGCCAGTGGAATCAATATTCGTAAATGGCTCAATATCACCGGTCAAAGTTATCGCGCTTTAGGCAAAGAAAAAATAGATCAAGCAGATGATATGCAACTCATTAAATGGTTATCAAGTGATGGAAAACTAGTGAAGCGTCCTGTTCTCGTACAAGGGAACAAGGTGCTTGTTGGTTTTCAAGAAGATGATTATAATGTTCTCTTCTTTTCTTAA
- the map gene encoding type I methionyl aminopeptidase, translating to MAIEIKSPKEIEAMRVVGRMAAETLCLVGDKIRAGMTCDEINTIVHEDTLRRGGEPAPLHYRGFPKSVCTSVNDVVCHGIPNSYVLKEGDIVNVDVTTIYKDFHGDTSATFYIGMPSWEVMHVTEVARKALQIGIEQVREGARFGDIGAAIQEYVEAQGCSVVRDYVGHGIGRQFHEDAPQVKHYGKYGTGERIKAGMTFTIEPMVNVGRFETVLDPVDKWTVRTADGSLSAQFEHTLVAKVDGYEILTRRPRILCSSEGVVTAY from the coding sequence ATGGCTATTGAAATTAAAAGCCCCAAAGAAATTGAAGCAATGCGTGTAGTAGGTCGGATGGCGGCGGAGACCTTATGTCTCGTGGGAGATAAAATTCGAGCGGGGATGACCTGTGATGAAATTAATACGATTGTGCATGAAGATACATTACGGAGAGGAGGGGAACCTGCACCTCTTCATTATCGGGGATTTCCTAAAAGCGTTTGTACTTCTGTTAATGATGTTGTGTGTCACGGGATCCCCAATTCCTATGTTTTGAAAGAGGGGGATATTGTTAATGTTGATGTAACTACAATCTACAAAGATTTTCACGGAGATACGTCTGCTACATTTTATATCGGAATGCCTAGTTGGGAAGTGATGCATGTGACAGAGGTCGCACGAAAGGCTCTTCAGATCGGCATTGAACAAGTCCGTGAGGGAGCTCGATTCGGTGATATTGGAGCAGCTATTCAGGAATATGTCGAAGCACAGGGATGCAGTGTGGTGAGGGACTATGTCGGTCACGGGATCGGTCGACAATTCCACGAAGATGCGCCTCAAGTGAAGCATTATGGAAAATATGGAACAGGTGAGAGAATTAAAGCAGGAATGACCTTTACGATTGAACCTATGGTCAATGTAGGGCGATTTGAAACCGTTCTAGATCCAGTAGATAAATGGACGGTTCGAACCGCTGATGGGAGCCTGTCCGCTCAATTCGAGCATACGCTTGTAGCAAAAGTAGATGGATATGAAATATTAACTCGCCGTCCTCGAATCCTTTGTTCATCCGAGGGAGTGGTCACCGCTTATTAA
- a CDS encoding NifU family protein — translation MTFSIKEIQMLCRQSLSHLIESDGGSLYLLSFSEQAIHLLLSDHCAGCPGFSWTRQYVIEPIFRNKFPNVKICVTTGYCVPAHAIKL, via the coding sequence ATGACGTTTTCAATCAAAGAAATTCAAATGCTATGTCGCCAGTCGCTGTCTCACTTGATTGAGTCAGATGGGGGTTCTCTCTATCTCTTGTCTTTTTCTGAACAAGCTATTCATCTTTTACTCAGCGATCATTGCGCAGGCTGTCCAGGCTTCTCATGGACTCGACAGTACGTTATTGAACCTATCTTTAGAAACAAATTTCCTAATGTGAAGATTTGTGTCACTACAGGATATTGTGTGCCTGCACATGCGATAAAATTGTAA
- a CDS encoding Fic family protein, which yields MDLSWIAHDSAIEGFVYTFEELEIAFSCDPSSSSHPMDANMEQIYGEIKNYRAALHFIRQCVVDPNLSVTTDIIKGIYAALHPEAGEAKSIKYRKETPQHRLYFHEYAPPDKISSRMAQIIDWVNDPIVLKKRGPFRMAVRAHYDLLRVFPFPQNSGKVARLFLNLLLLRNGYPPAIIHSTERQRYYEALKGSITTMETIVLESIENGLASIQKLIRDYEH from the coding sequence TTGGACCTTTCTTGGATAGCTCATGATAGTGCTATTGAAGGTTTTGTTTATACATTTGAAGAATTAGAGATAGCTTTCTCTTGCGATCCTTCATCTTCCTCCCATCCGATGGATGCAAATATGGAGCAGATCTACGGAGAGATAAAAAATTATCGAGCTGCTCTTCATTTTATTCGTCAGTGTGTGGTCGATCCCAATTTATCCGTTACTACCGATATTATCAAAGGGATCTATGCAGCCCTTCATCCTGAGGCAGGGGAAGCAAAGTCAATTAAATACCGCAAAGAGACACCCCAGCACCGTCTCTATTTTCACGAATACGCCCCTCCTGATAAAATTAGTAGTAGAATGGCTCAGATCATCGATTGGGTTAACGACCCTATCGTTTTAAAAAAGCGCGGTCCATTTCGGATGGCTGTGCGGGCTCACTACGATCTTCTCCGTGTTTTTCCTTTCCCTCAAAACAGCGGAAAGGTGGCTCGCCTTTTTCTCAATCTATTGCTTTTACGAAACGGTTACCCTCCTGCTATTATCCATTCAACAGAAAGGCAGAGATATTATGAAGCACTGAAAGGTTCAATTACAACTATGGAAACCATTGTGCTTGAATCTATTGAAAATGGATTGGCTTCAATTCAGAAGTTGATTCGCGATTATGAACACTAA